The genomic segment GCGTTGTTGCAAGCTGCGAATTTCGCGGCGCAAGTGCTCGCGCACACGGGCATCCAGCGCAGACAGTGGCTCGTCTAATAATAAAAGACCTGGGGAAGTGGCCAAGGCGCGCGCCAAAGCCACCCGCTGCTGCTGCCCGCCGGATAACTGCGCCGGATATTTGTTCTCGATACCCGCAAGGCCGATCAGCTCAAGCAAGCTTGTAACGCGTGCAGCCTTATCGCTATTGCGCCCTTTCAAGCCGTAAGCAATATTGTCTGCCACATTTAAATTGGGAAATAAAGCGTAAGACTGAAACACAATGCCGTAATCACGCTTGGCGGCAGGCAGACGAGTGATGTCTTTGCCCTCCACCGTGATGGCACCCGCATCGGCAAACTCCAGCCCCGCAATCATGCGCAGCAGCGTGGTTTTGCCGCAGCCGGATGGCCCGAGCAGGCAGAGCAGCTCGCCTTTTTTAACACTCAGCGAGATTTGCTTTAAGGCCACAAAAGCACCAAAGCGCTTCGCTAGGCCTTCTATTGTTAAATAATCTGTGCTGGCGACGAGGGGCAATTCAATATTTCTATTCATTAATCAGGCCTGAAGCGGTAAACGTTTTGGAACAAGTGATGAAGTTTTTCTTGAGCGGAGATTGCCCGCCCAAGAAAACTTCAAAGCTTTTTAGTGCCTGCGGCACGTTGATTTTGGAGCGGTAGCCACCGCAGGGCCTTCCTTTCTTGCTTCGCCAAGAAACGAAGCCAAAGAAGGCGACCCCACGAAACACGAAGGCCCCTGCGCTGCGGACAATCGAGTCGGCGGCAGGCGGGATTGGCTCGCTGCCTCGCTCCCTGGCCGAAACCCCGCCCCGCTTGTTCCTCACTCCGGCGTGTTTCAAGGGGAGATTTAAGCCCTGTGCAACTAGAAGCGACATATCACAGAACTCAAAATTTGAAAGCGTTCCAAAAACAAAAAAGGGCTTAATTGAAAACCAGATTTTCTCTGTGAAACTCCGTGTTCTCTGTGACCTCTGTGTTTTAAGATTTGGGTTTTACTTACAACGCCAAAAACCGGCCTACCTCAGGAGGTAAGCCGGTTTGTGCCGCATTTTTATTTCTTTGCCTCAGATTTTGCGTCGTAACGACGTGTCCATTCAGCCAAGATTTTGTCGCGGTTATGTGCAGACCAGCGCAGATCTTGCTTGATCAGCAATTGCTCGTAGTTCGCAGGGATATGCGCATTGGGCTTAGCCACGCCAGGGTAGGCCACTACGGCGAAGTTCTTTTCGTACAACTCATTTGCGCTTTTTGATGCAGCCCAATCCGCCAATTTTTTAGCCGCATCTAAATTCTTAGTGCCCTTCATGATAGCGGTGGCTTCCACATCCCAACCCAAACCTTCCTTAGGGAAGACCAGATCAATTGGTGCACCGCCTTCTTTTAGCTTGGCTGCACGGTATTCAAAGGAAATACCAATTGGGAACTCGCCCGCAGCAGCTTGTTTGCAAGGCTTGGAGCCTGAATGTGTGTATTGCGCCATGTTTTCGTGCAGCTTGTCCATAAAGGCCCAACCTTCTTTCTCGCCACCAAACACCTTCAGCCATGCTGTGACATCAAAATAACCTGTACCGCTGGATGCCGGATTAGGCATCACAATTTTGCCCTTGTATTCAGGCTTGGTCAGATCGCGCCAGCTTTCTGGTTTTTTCAGGCCCAGCTTGGCCGCTTCTACCGTGTTAAAACAAACCGTCGCACCCCAAACATCCATTCCTACCCAAGCAGGTGGATTGCTGTCGTCAACGTATTGCTTGGAAAGCTTTTCAACACCCTTGGCAGCATATGGCTGCAACATACCTTCTTTTTCCATCACCAGCAGGCTTGAAGCCGCTACGCCTAACACCACATCGGCTTGCGGGGCGTTTTTTTCTGCCAGTAATTTAGCCGTGATAATGCCGGTTGAATCCCGCACCCATTTCAGCTTGATGCCGGGGTTTTGTTCTTCAAATTGTGCTTGATAAGGCTTGAGCTGATCCGCTTCAAGCGCGGTATATACGGTCAGGGAAGTTTCAGCAAAAGCGTGGCCGGCAAGCAGCGCAGAGAGCAATACAGCAATACGTGTCATTCTTCTATCCTTTCACGATCGGTAAAGTAGCAAGGGAGCGTGAAGGATTGTAGGAAAACAACATTACATAGGCATGACGTCTAGACGAATCTTATGTGACGATCTTTTCTAGCAGCCTGTCGGACTTGAGCGTCCGTAGCGAGAAAACGTCCGGTTTGAGGCAGATTTTGAGGTTTTTTGAGGCGAATAGCGGGCTATTTAACGAAAAAAAGATCGAAATATGGCCAAATCCGGTGTTTTTGCAGTAGGACAGTCTTAAGTCCGACAGGCTGCTAGACAAGTGAGGGCGTGCTGCGAGCGTTAAACCTTAAACCACATAGAGCGCAGAGTGCCACAAGCCAAAGATCGATCTTCTCTGCGGCACTCTGCCCCCCTCTTTTTACGCCGTGGTTCAAGGTGTAGCTCACAGCCAAACTGAAGCATTTTTTAAAATCAAATCGCATCAACCCGCCACCACGACCAACCTTCACAAGAGCGGCGAGGCCACATCTTTCATTGCCAGCAGAGGCCTTGTTAATTCAGACAAAGCCAGCCGCTGCCGACCTGCCTCATCAAAATTTTCTGCCGACAGCCATTGAACGTACGCCTCTTCCAGCGCTGGCCATTCCTTATCCAGCACCGAAAACCACGCTGTATCACGGTTGCGATTTCTATTTACCGTAGCCTGGCGAAACACGCCTTCAAAGCTAAACCCCAAACGCTGTGCCGCCTTGCGCGAAGGCAAATTCAGTGCATTGCACTTCCATTCATAACGCCGGTAGCCCAGCTCAAAGGCATTTTTCATCATCAGCACCATCGCCGCCGTCGCGAGGCGTGTGCCTTGTAAAGCTGGGGAAAAATGCAACCAGCCCACTTCAATCGCTGCCGCTGCCGGCTCTATCCTCAAATAAGCAGCCAGCCCCAAGGCCTTGCCACTGGCCTCGTCCACAATAGCGTAAAACTGCGGATCAACCCCGCCACTTACCCTATCTAACCAGACATTAAAAGCCTGCACATCGGCAAAAGGCCCAGAGGTTAAATAAGTCCACATCCGGCCATCATCCGCCGAAAAAGCCTGCCATAAATCATCACTATGCCGAGCCAAAGGCTCCACCTTACAACCCCAGCCGACCAGCGTCTTTGCAGGAGGAAAAACAGGGGCAACCCAGTCTTGCAGCGGCAGACCAACAGGCTGGCCGAATTGGTTTAGTTCATAACTCATACAAACTCCTCAAGATCAATGTACAGCAAAGAAAAAGCCTCAACGCTAGCCATTTGTTACGTCGCATTCATACAAAAAACATAACAGCTACGCTCTCAGCACGGGGTTTTTACCCCCCCCTAAAAACACGCCGAGCGAGGAACAAGCGGGGCGGGGTAGTCGTCAATTCGTGTTTGAGCGAAGCGAGTTGACACAACGCCGCTGTCCACAGCGAGGGGATTTCGTGTTTTAGGGGCGGCCTTCTTTGCTTACTTTCTTGGCCGTTCAAGAAAGTGAGTCCCCGCGGGGATCCCGCACCTAAATCAACTCGCCGAAGGCACAAAAAAGATTTTTTTGACTTTGCTTAGCGTGCATGGGGTGAAGCCCGCGTATTTCGCGGGCTGCACCCGCCCTAAGAAAACCGTTTCACTTAAGCTGATAAGACTGACACATCCCCCACCCTCAACAATCACACTCAATCCCCCCTCCCGCCAACACCCCCGCCTCTGCTCCAAGGGCAATCGGGTGCCCATCGCGCTGCCAGAAATCCAAACCACCAATCAACTCTTTCACCATAAAACCAAGCTTGGCAAGCTTATAGCTACCCCATGTCGAGCCATTACAGCCTATGCCATCGCAATAGCACACATAGACCTTGCTACGATCCAGCCGTGCTGTGCTTGCCTCGTCCATTAAGCGATGTGGAAACGAGATGGCACCGGGGATATGGCCGCGCTCATAAGCCTCACTACTGCGGGTATCCAGCGCAACAATTTCTGAGTGCTGGGCATACAGATCGCTGGCTAAATCGGCCGCATCCGTATGAAAGCGCAGTTTTTCTGCCAAATAAGCGGCCGACTCCGCAGGGCTGGCTAAGCCACTGCTTTTCACTGCAGATTGATCACTCATCATCACCTCCAAAAGATGGTTCACAGCTCCAATTTAAAGGGACCAGGTCCTGCTGCTACCCGGCAATTTACGAAGACGAGCAAATTGATCGCTCATCTTCGTCCCCAATCAGATATTCACAGCGCTAATTTAAAGGTAAATTGGCCTGCTGCTACCTACCACTTCAGCCACCATGAGCAAACCACTTTCTGCGCCAGTCTGGCCCACCCTATTTGCGGCAAGTGCCACTGCGAGCATGGGGATTCAAGCCCAACTGATCCACACCCTACGTAAAGCCTTGCTTGCCGGGCGATTACCCCAGGACAGCCGCTTGCCTGCCAGCCGAATGCTTGCCAAAGATTTAGCCATTTCACGCAGTAGCGTAGAGGCCGCTTATGCACAGTTGGAGGCAGAAGGTTATCTTGAACGAAGGGCAGGATCAGGGAGTTTTGTGGCTTTTACGCCGCAGTTACGCCCGTCAAAAAAAACGGCCAGCGCGTCGGCACAGCTCTCACAGAGAGGGCAAGGGATTGTGGATGCGGGCGGCTGCCGAGATACCACCCTGCCTAGCCTCGCTTTTAATGCAGGACAGCCCGACACCCGCGCGTTTCCCCATGCCCTATGGCAAAAGCTAATGCAGCAGCGCTGGAGTAAAAGTGGGGCTGCACTCGCCAGCTATGGCCCCGCGCAAGGCTTGCCGGAGTTGCAATTGGCTATTGCTGGCTATCTGGCACAAGCGCGCGGCGTGGATTGCCAGCCCGAGCAGATACTTATTTTGAATAGCTCACAACAAGCCTTGCAAATGATTGCCCAACTACTGATTGATCCGGAAGACACCGTTTGGCTGGAAGACCCTGGTTATTTGGGCGCCAGAAACGCCATGTTGGCGGCAGGCGCACAGATCGTGCCTGTGCCGGTAGATCAAGAAGGTTTTAACACCGGCATCAGCCAGACACTGGCAGCGCCCCGGCTGATTTACACCACGCCATCGCACCAATATCCGCTCGGCATTGCGATGAGTTTGCCCCGGCGGATGACACTGATTGCGCAAGCGGCAGCACATCAGGCATGGATTATTGAGGATGATTACGATAGCGAATTCTATTATGACCAGCGCCCGCTACCTGCGCTACAAGGGCTTGATCAGCAAGGGAGGGTGATTTATGTGGGCACCTTCAGCAAGGTTTTGTTCCCCTCGCTGCGGCTGGCCTATATCGTCTTGCCGCCCGCCTTAGTCCCTGCATTTATTACCGCAAGAATCGCTTTTGACGGGCATAGCGCACAGTTTTTGCAGGCCGTTACGGCAGACTTCATAACACAAGGCCACTTTGCCACCCATTTACGTCAGATGCGCCTGCTTTACCGCAGCCGCCGAGATTTACTACTGGAAAAACTACAACCCATAGCCGATGTCATAAAGCCGGTCAACACGGCGGCGGGATTGCAATTTGCATTGCAACTATCCAAGGGCTTAGAAAAACCATGGACGGCAAGCGGAACAACAGCGGGTTTAGCACTCAGACCTTTATCGGCTTTTTATCAGAAAGAGGCAAAAACGGAAGGCTGGCTAATGGGTTACGCCTCATTGAGTAACGAGCAAATCATCAGAGCAAGTGAAACATTGATCAAAAGCTATCAGGAAAAATGACGGACCGTGTAATTACCCTCAGCCATATTGGGTAATGGAATCGGCAAATGCAGCCTTGAATCAGACCGGCACCAGAGTGAGAACGCTTTGGCTGGCATAGGAGCTGCAATCAGATAACCCTGAGCCTCATCGCAGCCCATAACAGCCAGCGCCTGCCATACGGCTTCAGTTTCTACCCCTTCAGCAATCACAGACAAACCCAGAATATGCCCAAGCTCAATAATCGAACGCACAATAGAGACATTTTCGAAACGCTCATTCATCGACATAACAAAACTCTGATCAATTTTTAATTCATGAACCGGCATTTTGGCTAAGTAGGCAAAAGAGGAATAACCCGTACCAAAGTCATCAATCGATAATTTAACGCCCATGGCCCGCAGGTATTCTAAATTGCGCATTAACTCCTTAGGGTTGCGCATCACGCCCGTTTCGGTAATTTCCAAGCATAAATTTTGTGGCGGCACTTGGCACCCAGCCAGCTGCATTTCCAAAAAAGACACAAAACTAGCGTCTTCCACATCACTGACACCCACATTAACCGAAATACAAAGCTCAAGCCCTTCATTCAGCCACGCCGAGGCTTGGGTAAGCACATCATGAACAACCCATTCTGTAATCGCCCGCAATTTGCCCGTTTGCTCGGCAAAAGGAATAAATACGCCAGGCGATATAAACCCGCGCTCTGGGTGCTGCCAGCGCACAAGGGCCTCGGCCTCATGGACCACGCCATCAACCATTTTTACCTTGGGCTGGTAATAAACCAGTAAATGCCCCTCTGCCAGAGCCTCGCGCAAATCCCCCATTAAGGTGAGCTGATTACGCGAATAGGCCTCTTGCTCGGGATCATAAAATGCAAAGCTACGCCTGGCTCTTTTTGCATCACACAGCGCCACTTCTGCATTGCGTAACAGGCTGTCGGCGCTGAACCCATGCTCGGGAAACAAGGCCACTCCAGAGGTTGCGCTGATATCCAAGCGCTCTTTACCGATCAGCAGTGGCTCTGCCATGCATACATCAACCCGCTCCAGCACTTTGAGCACATCGTCGTGCAAAACCCGCTCCAGCAATAAAGCAAAGGTATTTGCTCCCAGACGAGCCACCTTTGTGACGGGACGCTGAAAAAGATTCAGACGCCCTGCAACAAAGCGCAGCGCCGTATCACCATCCTGATATCCAAGATATTCATTAATAAAGTGAAAATCATTTACATTCAGAACAACTAAGGCATAAGCACCGCTCTCGGGCCGCAAATGTTCCTCTACATACAATAAAAACCCTGCCCGATTGGCAAGGCCAGACAATGAATCCACAAAAGCCAACTCACGCAAGGACTTATCTCTAGCTAAAACCAACTCACCCAAAGCATTAAATGCTCGCGCAAGGCTGCCCAGCTCATCCTGCCTGCCCGCATGAATTCGCACGCCAAAATCCCCGGAGGCCATTCTGCGCACCGCCCTTGATAAAGTTGCAAGAGGCGCAGAAAAATGATGTGCAACCACAAAACATACGGCACACGCCACAGCAAACAAGACAAGCCCCATCCAGACTGCTTGCCAGCGGGCCTTGGCGAGCGCTTCATTAAAGAGCTGATTATCAATATCGGCGGCCAGCAAATAATAAGAGCCATCAGCAAACTGAACCGGCAGTAAAAAAGTGCGGAATTCACCCCATGCATCGTGCAAAGTAACCGTGCGTGGCAAACCATCTTTTAAAGCGGCTAAGGCGTTACCGCCTGGATCGGCATAGAAGGTCTGATAAGGCCCATAACTGCCCTTTACAAGCTCAGCGGGCGAAGCGCTATCCACCAAATATGAGACTTTGTCACCCTCACGCTTAAATGCGTAAAGATAACGCAAGCCAGCAATCTGACAATAGCGATTCAAGCTGGCCACATGGTGCAGATATTCATCTTGGGCAATGACAGCGCCCGACAAGGCACGGGGAAGATAATCAGCAGGCAACAGCATAGGAAGGGTTCGCACCGCAGCAGACAAGCGTGTATCTGCATCGCGGCGCACCCCATTACACATCACCCATTGCATGAGTAATGTAAAGACCACCATAAGCAGCAGGTTGAGTACCAGCAGTACCAGTAAAATTTTAATTCGGGCACTGCTCAGCTGACGAAACCAACGCTGAATCGATTGAGCCATCATATGAAACGACATATTTTATAATCCTTGTCATTCCAAATTGATAGCAGTCAGATCTTAGCAAGGCAATATCAGAATATTACCCCTTCAGCCATGCGTTTCGTGTAATGCTTAAGTTATCCTCAAGG from the Iodobacter fluviatilis genome contains:
- a CDS encoding putative 2-aminoethylphosphonate ABC transporter ATP-binding protein — encoded protein: MNRNIELPLVASTDYLTIEGLAKRFGAFVALKQISLSVKKGELLCLLGPSGCGKTTLLRMIAGLEFADAGAITVEGKDITRLPAAKRDYGIVFQSYALFPNLNVADNIAYGLKGRNSDKAARVTSLLELIGLAGIENKYPAQLSGGQQQRVALARALATSPGLLLLDEPLSALDARVREHLRREIRSLQQRLGITTILVTHDQDEALTMADRIVVMNHGVIEQVGTPEEIYSHPQSRFVAEFVGKSNWIKARVSGNQCLSVADAELYALHLPPLPPGQEVELFIRPEAVRLHATWDAALLREPNTALADVSKIELLGSFYRISLHVPVWNSDLMVDLSRDQLALYQPSLAQRIPVSLPHDQLRVFCSKDAE
- a CDS encoding GNAT family N-acetyltransferase produces the protein MSYELNQFGQPVGLPLQDWVAPVFPPAKTLVGWGCKVEPLARHSDDLWQAFSADDGRMWTYLTSGPFADVQAFNVWLDRVSGGVDPQFYAIVDEASGKALGLAAYLRIEPAAAAIEVGWLHFSPALQGTRLATAAMVLMMKNAFELGYRRYEWKCNALNLPSRKAAQRLGFSFEGVFRQATVNRNRNRDTAWFSVLDKEWPALEEAYVQWLSAENFDEAGRQRLALSELTRPLLAMKDVASPLL
- a CDS encoding rhodanese-like domain-containing protein translates to MSDQSAVKSSGLASPAESAAYLAEKLRFHTDAADLASDLYAQHSEIVALDTRSSEAYERGHIPGAISFPHRLMDEASTARLDRSKVYVCYCDGIGCNGSTWGSYKLAKLGFMVKELIGGLDFWQRDGHPIALGAEAGVLAGGGIECDC
- the pdxR gene encoding MocR-like pyridoxine biosynthesis transcription factor PdxR encodes the protein MSKPLSAPVWPTLFAASATASMGIQAQLIHTLRKALLAGRLPQDSRLPASRMLAKDLAISRSSVEAAYAQLEAEGYLERRAGSGSFVAFTPQLRPSKKTASASAQLSQRGQGIVDAGGCRDTTLPSLAFNAGQPDTRAFPHALWQKLMQQRWSKSGAALASYGPAQGLPELQLAIAGYLAQARGVDCQPEQILILNSSQQALQMIAQLLIDPEDTVWLEDPGYLGARNAMLAAGAQIVPVPVDQEGFNTGISQTLAAPRLIYTTPSHQYPLGIAMSLPRRMTLIAQAAAHQAWIIEDDYDSEFYYDQRPLPALQGLDQQGRVIYVGTFSKVLFPSLRLAYIVLPPALVPAFITARIAFDGHSAQFLQAVTADFITQGHFATHLRQMRLLYRSRRDLLLEKLQPIADVIKPVNTAAGLQFALQLSKGLEKPWTASGTTAGLALRPLSAFYQKEAKTEGWLMGYASLSNEQIIRASETLIKSYQEK
- a CDS encoding putative 2-aminoethylphosphonate ABC transporter substrate-binding protein, with product MTRIAVLLSALLAGHAFAETSLTVYTALEADQLKPYQAQFEEQNPGIKLKWVRDSTGIITAKLLAEKNAPQADVVLGVAASSLLVMEKEGMLQPYAAKGVEKLSKQYVDDSNPPAWVGMDVWGATVCFNTVEAAKLGLKKPESWRDLTKPEYKGKIVMPNPASSGTGYFDVTAWLKVFGGEKEGWAFMDKLHENMAQYTHSGSKPCKQAAAGEFPIGISFEYRAAKLKEGGAPIDLVFPKEGLGWDVEATAIMKGTKNLDAAKKLADWAASKSANELYEKNFAVVAYPGVAKPNAHIPANYEQLLIKQDLRWSAHNRDKILAEWTRRYDAKSEAKK
- a CDS encoding putative bifunctional diguanylate cyclase/phosphodiesterase, encoding MSFHMMAQSIQRWFRQLSSARIKILLVLLVLNLLLMVVFTLLMQWVMCNGVRRDADTRLSAAVRTLPMLLPADYLPRALSGAVIAQDEYLHHVASLNRYCQIAGLRYLYAFKREGDKVSYLVDSASPAELVKGSYGPYQTFYADPGGNALAALKDGLPRTVTLHDAWGEFRTFLLPVQFADGSYYLLAADIDNQLFNEALAKARWQAVWMGLVLFAVACAVCFVVAHHFSAPLATLSRAVRRMASGDFGVRIHAGRQDELGSLARAFNALGELVLARDKSLRELAFVDSLSGLANRAGFLLYVEEHLRPESGAYALVVLNVNDFHFINEYLGYQDGDTALRFVAGRLNLFQRPVTKVARLGANTFALLLERVLHDDVLKVLERVDVCMAEPLLIGKERLDISATSGVALFPEHGFSADSLLRNAEVALCDAKRARRSFAFYDPEQEAYSRNQLTLMGDLREALAEGHLLVYYQPKVKMVDGVVHEAEALVRWQHPERGFISPGVFIPFAEQTGKLRAITEWVVHDVLTQASAWLNEGLELCISVNVGVSDVEDASFVSFLEMQLAGCQVPPQNLCLEITETGVMRNPKELMRNLEYLRAMGVKLSIDDFGTGYSSFAYLAKMPVHELKIDQSFVMSMNERFENVSIVRSIIELGHILGLSVIAEGVETEAVWQALAVMGCDEAQGYLIAAPMPAKAFSLWCRSDSRLHLPIPLPNMAEGNYTVRHFS